In one Cronobacter dublinensis subsp. dublinensis LMG 23823 genomic region, the following are encoded:
- a CDS encoding cell envelope integrity TolA C-terminal domain-containing protein codes for MKKLLLVMLMAATVAGCAPLSPEGCKKTRALDPCIYKNTGRVQDKDIYGRQAAGIKTALDAALAKPHAWNGKRCTVHLDFEKDGRLVNFIIKDGDRAYCQALKEAAGRAAFPPFTDDRVYNDMGSARWDMQGQP; via the coding sequence ATGAAAAAACTGCTGCTGGTGATGCTGATGGCCGCGACTGTCGCAGGCTGCGCCCCGCTCTCGCCTGAGGGGTGTAAAAAAACGCGCGCGCTTGATCCGTGCATTTATAAAAATACGGGGCGCGTCCAGGATAAAGACATTTACGGCAGGCAGGCGGCCGGTATTAAAACCGCGCTGGATGCGGCGCTCGCCAAACCGCATGCCTGGAACGGCAAGCGCTGCACCGTCCATCTTGATTTCGAGAAAGATGGCCGTCTGGTCAATTTTATTATTAAGGATGGCGACCGTGCTTATTGTCAGGCGCTGAAAGAGGCCGCCGGGCGCGCTGCCTTCCCGCCCTTTACTGACGATCGCGTATATAACGATATGGGATCGGCGCGCTGGGATATGCAGGGACAACCCTGA
- a CDS encoding Fic family protein, with product MLKPSDYSKADGYNELSHAIGSGPADQLIAHTVRALDVQDKEMLGVLLKVECKKLARLAAHFERLSPAHPGAAAAPQSQEEMIKEAAQWIAGASNSAAISAPLITSYLSHYLNFDFSISSIADVDELHRRVAPNASTTPRGIVPNDTPVPSSFSGRALFSQQLAKSAVSDRSPLYPQCLYAWITGWHPFPDGNGRTARAAYAITAIRNGTWRPLTKADEDRLSGL from the coding sequence ATGCTGAAACCCAGCGATTATTCTAAAGCCGACGGTTATAACGAACTGTCTCACGCTATCGGCAGCGGCCCGGCGGACCAGCTTATCGCGCACACCGTGCGCGCGCTGGACGTCCAGGACAAAGAGATGCTCGGCGTTTTACTGAAAGTGGAGTGCAAAAAGCTGGCGCGCCTTGCCGCGCACTTCGAGCGGCTGAGTCCGGCGCATCCTGGGGCTGCCGCCGCGCCGCAGTCGCAGGAGGAGATGATAAAGGAAGCGGCGCAGTGGATTGCCGGGGCCTCGAACTCGGCGGCCATTTCCGCGCCGCTTATCACCAGTTATCTCTCGCACTACCTTAACTTTGATTTTTCCATCTCCTCTATCGCCGATGTCGACGAGCTGCACCGCCGCGTCGCGCCGAACGCCAGCACCACGCCGCGCGGTATTGTGCCAAACGACACGCCGGTGCCATCCTCTTTCTCCGGGCGCGCGTTGTTCAGCCAGCAACTGGCGAAAAGCGCCGTCTCTGACCGCTCGCCGCTCTATCCGCAGTGTCTTTACGCCTGGATAACCGGCTGGCATCCGTTCCCGGACGGCAACGGCAGAACCGCGCGCGCGGCGTATGCGATTACCGCCATCCGTAACGGGACATGGCGTCCGCTAACCAAAGCGGATGAAGATCGGCTGAGTGGCCTGTAA
- the betI gene encoding transcriptional regulator BetI, which translates to MPKVGMQPIRRRQLIDATLSTINDVGINDATIAQIARRAGVSAGIISHYFKDKNGLLEATMRDITRQLRDAVAARLKPLAQASTEARLLAIVEGNFDDTQVHSAAMKAWLDFWASSMHQPQLGRLERVSSRRLFSTLAAEFRRELPREQARLAAHGLASLIDGLWLRAALSGKPFNLDTARTLTTQFIRQQLAGAEHP; encoded by the coding sequence ATGCCAAAAGTGGGAATGCAGCCGATACGGCGCAGGCAGTTAATTGATGCAACGCTTAGCACCATCAATGACGTCGGGATCAACGACGCCACCATCGCGCAGATTGCGCGCCGGGCGGGCGTCTCGGCGGGGATCATCAGCCACTACTTCAAAGACAAAAACGGCCTGCTCGAAGCCACCATGCGTGACATCACCCGGCAGCTGCGCGACGCCGTCGCCGCCCGGCTGAAACCGCTGGCGCAGGCCAGCACCGAGGCGCGTCTGCTGGCGATTGTCGAAGGCAATTTCGATGACACCCAGGTTCACAGCGCGGCGATGAAAGCCTGGCTCGATTTCTGGGCCAGCAGCATGCATCAGCCGCAGCTCGGACGGCTTGAGCGCGTCAGCAGCCGTCGGCTGTTTTCAACGCTCGCCGCCGAGTTTCGCCGCGAACTGCCGCGCGAACAGGCGCGGCTGGCGGCCCACGGGCTGGCGTCGCTGATTGACGGCCTGTGGCTGCGCGCGGCGCTGAGCGGCAAGCCGTTTAATCTGGACACGGCCCGCACGCTCACCACTCAATTCATTCGCCAGCAGCTGGCTGGCGCCGAGCACCCTTGA
- a CDS encoding nuclear transport factor 2 family protein, whose translation MKKTMAGLLMAASLLTANGAVASARQSDVEEANRQRVITFYDRFFNQHDTAAADVVADDYRQHNPDVPDGKAPFVNYFSGFFRDNPQSRAKVIRSAADGDLVWLQVHSTNGSHDRGQAVLDIFRVKDGKIVEHWDIIQDVPEKAANANTMF comes from the coding sequence ATGAAAAAGACAATGGCGGGTTTATTGATGGCGGCGAGTCTGCTTACAGCGAATGGTGCTGTGGCGTCTGCGCGGCAGAGCGACGTTGAAGAGGCCAATCGTCAGCGTGTTATCACGTTCTACGATCGATTCTTCAATCAGCATGACACCGCAGCGGCGGACGTGGTGGCGGATGACTACCGTCAGCACAATCCGGATGTCCCCGACGGTAAAGCGCCGTTTGTTAATTACTTCAGCGGATTTTTCCGCGATAACCCGCAGTCGCGCGCGAAGGTGATCCGCAGCGCGGCCGATGGCGACCTGGTCTGGCTGCAGGTCCATTCGACTAACGGCAGTCACGATCGCGGGCAGGCCGTGCTGGATATTTTCCGGGTGAAAGATGGCAAAATTGTCGAACACTGGGACATCATTCAGGACGTGCCGGAAAAGGCGGCGAACGCGAACACGATGTTCTGA
- the betB gene encoding betaine-aldehyde dehydrogenase, which produces MSRFAEQQLYIDGHFVPAASGNTFQTINPANGDVLADVHEAGQADVDRAVEAARKGQKIWAAMTAMERSRILRRAVDILRERNDELAALETLDTGKPLSETQAVDIVTGADVLEYYAGLIPALEGQQIPLRDTAFVYTRREPLGVVAGIGAWNYPIQIALWKSAPALAAGNAMIFKPSEVTPLSALKLAEIYTEAGVPDGVFSVLNGRGAVTGQLLTEHPGINKVSFTGGVASGKKVMANAAGSTLKEVTMELGGKSPLIIFDDADLDLAADIAMMANFYSSGQVCTNGTRVFIPAKLQSAFGAKIAERVARIRAGDLNDPATNFGPMVSFAHRDNVIRYIDTGIREGARLLCGGKRMSGTGFDNGAWVEPTVFTDCRDEMTIVREEIFGPVMSILTYESEEEVIARANATEYGLAAGVVTQDLNRAHRVIHQIEAGICWINTWGESAAEMPVGGYKHSGIGRENGLMTLQSYTQVKSVQVEMTRFQSVF; this is translated from the coding sequence ATGTCCCGATTCGCAGAACAGCAGCTTTACATTGATGGCCACTTTGTCCCGGCAGCGTCGGGCAATACATTCCAGACCATCAATCCGGCGAACGGCGACGTGCTCGCCGACGTCCATGAAGCCGGCCAGGCCGACGTGGATCGCGCCGTCGAAGCCGCCCGCAAAGGCCAGAAAATCTGGGCCGCGATGACCGCGATGGAGCGCTCGCGCATCCTGCGCCGCGCCGTGGATATCCTGCGCGAGCGCAATGACGAACTCGCCGCGCTCGAAACCCTCGACACCGGCAAACCGCTGAGCGAAACCCAGGCGGTCGATATCGTCACCGGCGCCGACGTGCTGGAATATTACGCCGGGCTTATTCCCGCGCTCGAAGGGCAGCAGATCCCGCTGCGCGACACCGCTTTCGTGTATACCCGCCGCGAACCGCTGGGCGTGGTGGCAGGCATCGGCGCGTGGAACTACCCGATCCAGATTGCGCTGTGGAAATCCGCTCCGGCGCTCGCGGCGGGCAATGCGATGATTTTCAAACCGAGCGAAGTCACGCCGCTCAGCGCGCTGAAACTCGCCGAAATCTACACCGAAGCGGGCGTGCCGGACGGCGTCTTCAGCGTGCTCAATGGCCGCGGCGCGGTCACCGGCCAGCTGCTGACGGAACATCCGGGCATCAACAAAGTCTCGTTTACCGGCGGCGTCGCCAGCGGCAAAAAAGTGATGGCGAACGCGGCGGGCTCGACGCTTAAAGAAGTGACGATGGAGCTTGGCGGAAAATCGCCGCTCATCATTTTTGACGACGCGGATCTGGATCTCGCCGCCGACATCGCCATGATGGCCAACTTCTACAGCTCAGGCCAGGTCTGCACCAACGGCACGCGCGTGTTTATCCCGGCGAAACTGCAGTCGGCGTTCGGGGCGAAAATCGCTGAACGCGTGGCGCGCATCCGGGCGGGCGACCTCAACGATCCGGCGACGAATTTCGGGCCGATGGTCAGCTTCGCGCACCGCGACAACGTGATACGCTATATCGACACCGGCATCCGCGAAGGCGCGCGCCTGCTGTGCGGCGGCAAGCGCATGAGCGGCACTGGCTTTGATAACGGCGCGTGGGTCGAGCCGACCGTCTTCACCGACTGTCGCGATGAGATGACCATCGTGCGCGAAGAGATCTTCGGGCCGGTCATGTCGATTCTCACCTATGAGAGCGAAGAGGAAGTGATTGCGCGCGCCAACGCCACCGAATACGGCCTGGCGGCGGGCGTCGTCACCCAGGATCTCAACCGCGCGCACCGCGTCATTCACCAGATTGAAGCCGGCATCTGCTGGATCAACACCTGGGGCGAATCCGCCGCCGAGATGCCGGTCGGCGGCTATAAACACTCCGGCATTGGCCGCGAGAACGGGCTGATGACGCTGCAAAGCTATACGCAGGTGAAATCCGTGCAGGTCGAGATGACCCGCTTCCAGTCCGTATTTTGA
- the tssK gene encoding type VI secretion system baseplate subunit TssK — MKIYRPLWNEGALLSPQQFQQQCAWEAFTNAGISALSSPFPWGVESVELDDELLSAGRIQVRHLRLWLPDGTLVDTLNSDLPPPPRELHPHELAGQESITVLLALPLMQPGIINVQTADSVAERPLRYREEWVSLPDAFGPEEESVAVAHFNLALRFGHESNEAWQTCPVSRLIRDGQGGWRQDANFIPPVALFCASTMLRERLVLLNRQLRSRRLRLMSMRRESNERLADFAVADVSLFWLLNALNSHARVLSEYERFPARHPEQVWAELARLAGSMLTFSLEHDLDVIPGYDHKEPENTFPPLFDLITGLLEASLPSRVIALPMTRLDDQTWKTTLHDMRLREEADFYLSVRSDIPAWQIAERFPELCKAGSPDEVNAISVSALNGISLIPVTRVPAALPVRLENHYFALDMESAAARDMLEQGVCMFYVPSLLGALDIELFAVLRS, encoded by the coding sequence ATGAAAATCTATCGACCCTTGTGGAACGAGGGGGCGCTGCTGTCCCCTCAGCAGTTCCAGCAGCAGTGCGCATGGGAAGCGTTCACGAATGCGGGTATCTCGGCGCTGTCATCACCGTTTCCGTGGGGGGTGGAGAGTGTCGAACTCGATGACGAGCTGCTGTCTGCCGGGCGGATTCAGGTGCGTCATCTTCGCCTGTGGCTGCCCGACGGCACGCTGGTGGATACGCTTAACAGCGATTTACCGCCGCCGCCTCGCGAACTCCACCCACATGAGCTGGCCGGTCAGGAGAGCATTACCGTGCTACTGGCTCTGCCGCTGATGCAGCCGGGCATCATCAATGTTCAGACGGCCGATTCGGTCGCTGAACGGCCATTACGCTATCGCGAAGAGTGGGTTTCACTGCCCGATGCGTTTGGGCCTGAAGAGGAATCGGTCGCGGTGGCCCACTTCAATCTGGCTTTACGGTTTGGCCATGAAAGTAATGAGGCCTGGCAGACGTGTCCTGTCAGCAGGCTTATCCGTGACGGGCAAGGCGGCTGGCGTCAGGATGCGAATTTTATTCCGCCTGTAGCGCTGTTCTGCGCCAGCACGATGTTGCGTGAGCGACTGGTGTTGCTAAACCGTCAGCTGCGTTCCCGACGCCTGCGGCTGATGTCGATGCGCCGTGAAAGTAACGAGCGGCTGGCAGATTTCGCCGTCGCTGACGTGTCGCTCTTCTGGCTGCTCAACGCCCTTAATTCACACGCGCGCGTACTGAGCGAATACGAACGCTTCCCGGCTCGCCATCCTGAGCAGGTCTGGGCTGAACTGGCAAGGCTTGCAGGCAGTATGCTGACATTTTCACTCGAACATGACCTCGACGTTATCCCCGGCTACGACCATAAAGAGCCGGAAAACACCTTCCCACCGCTGTTTGATCTCATTACCGGGTTACTGGAGGCCAGTCTGCCTTCACGGGTCATCGCGCTGCCTATGACCCGCCTTGATGACCAGACATGGAAAACCACGCTGCACGATATGCGCCTGCGTGAGGAAGCCGACTTCTACCTTTCCGTTCGTTCCGATATTCCCGCCTGGCAGATTGCCGAGCGCTTCCCTGAACTGTGTAAAGCCGGGTCGCCGGATGAGGTGAACGCCATTTCGGTCAGTGCGCTGAACGGGATATCGCTTATCCCGGTGACGCGGGTGCCAGCAGCATTGCCGGTGCGTCTGGAAAATCACTACTTTGCGCTGGATATGGAGAGCGCGGCGGCGCGCGACATGCTGGAGCAGGGCGTCTGCATGTTCTATGTGCCATCCCTGCTGGGCGCGCTCGACATTGAACTCTTTGCGGTGCTGCGCTCATGA
- the tssC gene encoding type VI secretion system contractile sheath large subunit, whose protein sequence is MLMSVQNTPSSAAGSAPARDTTGSVYASLFDKINLEPVTSLGDIDAWQDSQSLADASAGERVTAAVQVFLERLKRAGQQVDRLDKTLLDHHIADLDWQISRQLDAVMHHPAFQKVESLWRGLKHLVDRTNYRQNVRTEILDIAKEDLRQDFEDAPEIVQSGLYWHTYTAEYDTPGGEPVGAVISAYEFDASAQDIALLRTISKVSAAAHMPFIGAAGPAFFLKESMEEVAAIKDIGNHFDRAEYIKWKAFRDTDDARYIGLTLPRVLGRLPYGPDTVPVRSFNYVEAVKGPEHGKYLWTSAAFAFAANMVRSFISNGWCVQIRGPQAGGAVQDLPIHLYDLGTGSQVKIPSEVMIPETREFEFAGLGFIPLSYYKNRDYACFFSANSAQKPARYDTPDATANSRINARLPYIFLLSRIAHYLKLIQRENIGTTKDRRLLELELNTWVRSLVTEMTDPGDALQASHPLRDAKVVVEDIEDNPGFFRVRLYAVPHFQVEGMDVSLSLVSQMPKAKA, encoded by the coding sequence ATGCTGATGTCTGTTCAGAACACCCCTTCTTCTGCCGCCGGCAGTGCGCCGGCGCGCGACACCACGGGCAGCGTGTACGCCTCGCTGTTTGACAAAATCAACCTGGAGCCGGTCACGTCCCTGGGCGATATCGACGCCTGGCAGGACAGCCAGAGCCTGGCCGACGCCTCCGCCGGCGAGCGCGTGACCGCCGCGGTGCAGGTTTTCCTTGAGCGCCTGAAGCGCGCCGGCCAGCAGGTTGACCGGCTCGACAAAACGCTGCTCGATCACCACATCGCCGACCTTGACTGGCAAATCAGCCGCCAGCTCGACGCGGTGATGCACCACCCGGCGTTCCAGAAGGTGGAATCGCTGTGGCGCGGCCTGAAACATCTGGTGGACCGCACCAATTACCGTCAGAACGTGCGCACCGAAATTCTGGATATTGCCAAAGAAGATTTGCGCCAGGATTTTGAGGACGCGCCGGAAATCGTCCAGAGCGGCCTCTACTGGCACACCTACACGGCGGAATATGACACCCCCGGCGGCGAGCCGGTGGGCGCGGTGATTTCCGCGTATGAGTTTGACGCGAGCGCGCAGGATATCGCGCTGCTGCGCACGATTTCGAAGGTCTCGGCGGCGGCGCACATGCCGTTTATCGGCGCGGCCGGCCCGGCGTTCTTCCTGAAAGAGAGCATGGAGGAGGTGGCGGCCATCAAGGATATCGGCAACCACTTCGATCGCGCGGAGTACATCAAGTGGAAGGCGTTCCGCGACACCGATGACGCCCGCTACATCGGTCTGACGCTGCCGCGCGTGCTGGGCCGCCTGCCGTACGGCCCGGACACCGTGCCGGTGCGCAGCTTTAACTATGTGGAGGCGGTGAAAGGCCCGGAACACGGGAAATACCTGTGGACCAGCGCGGCGTTCGCGTTCGCCGCCAACATGGTGAGGAGCTTCATCAGCAACGGCTGGTGCGTGCAGATCCGCGGCCCGCAGGCGGGCGGGGCGGTGCAGGACCTGCCCATTCACCTCTACGATCTGGGCACCGGCAGCCAGGTGAAAATCCCGTCGGAAGTGATGATCCCGGAGACGCGCGAATTTGAGTTTGCCGGGCTCGGGTTTATTCCGCTGTCGTATTACAAAAACCGCGACTACGCATGCTTTTTCTCGGCGAACTCGGCCCAGAAGCCGGCGCGCTACGACACGCCGGACGCGACGGCGAACAGCCGCATCAACGCGCGGCTGCCGTACATCTTCCTGCTGTCGCGCATCGCGCACTACCTGAAGCTTATCCAGCGCGAAAACATCGGCACCACCAAAGACCGGCGTCTGCTGGAGCTGGAGCTGAACACCTGGGTGCGGAGTCTGGTGACGGAAATGACCGACCCGGGAGACGCGCTGCAGGCGTCGCACCCGCTGCGCGACGCGAAAGTGGTGGTGGAAGATATCGAGGACAACCCCGGTTTCTTTCGCGTGAGGCTCTACGCGGTGCCGCATTTCCAGGTGGAAGGCATGGACGTCAGCCTGTCGCTGGTGTCGCAGATGCCGAAAGCGAAAGCCTGA
- a CDS encoding DUF2268 domain-containing putative Zn-dependent protease (predicted Zn-dependent protease with a strongly conserved HExxH motif) yields MERWTLHWLQAQGDSGDYRDRIIDETTAACETLATVMTPPRLDILVHRAPGLVIPEIGLAGRAYHGALFSMGIDPDNPHLPSSLTDGTLRRQILHEVHHCLRMAGPGYGWTPGEALVSEGLAGQFVAWLMGSPPEPWERALDRAALTAAPVSVAALGGVPYDHAAWFFGTGALPRWYGYTLGYHMVGAWLEEVGTPDAERWVTVSAQEVIGAARRHGLLGD; encoded by the coding sequence ATGGAGCGCTGGACACTACACTGGCTGCAGGCGCAGGGCGATTCAGGCGATTACCGCGACCGCATAATTGATGAGACGACCGCCGCCTGCGAGACGCTGGCGACAGTGATGACGCCGCCCCGGCTCGATATTCTGGTGCATCGCGCGCCCGGTCTCGTTATCCCGGAGATTGGCCTTGCGGGCCGCGCGTATCACGGCGCGCTTTTCAGTATGGGCATTGACCCTGATAACCCGCATCTCCCTTCCTCACTGACTGACGGCACGCTGCGCAGGCAGATCCTGCATGAAGTTCATCATTGTCTGCGGATGGCCGGGCCCGGCTACGGCTGGACGCCTGGCGAAGCGCTGGTGAGCGAAGGGCTCGCGGGGCAGTTTGTCGCCTGGCTGATGGGCAGCCCGCCGGAGCCCTGGGAGCGCGCGCTTGACCGCGCCGCCTTAACCGCCGCGCCAGTAAGCGTCGCCGCGCTGGGTGGCGTCCCCTACGACCATGCCGCCTGGTTTTTCGGCACCGGCGCGCTGCCCCGCTGGTACGGCTACACGCTGGGCTACCACATGGTCGGCGCATGGCTTGAGGAGGTCGGCACGCCTGACGCTGAACGGTGGGTGACGGTGTCGGCGCAGGAGGTTATCGGGGCCGCACGTCGCCACGGTTTACTGGGCGATTAG
- a CDS encoding winged helix-turn-helix transcriptional regulator — translation MTKNERDDIAQYGQPCPIRDVLNQIGDQWSLLILEALAGRTVRFNELNREIGDISRQMLSRTLKRLEMDGYISRTVYPEVPPRVEYQLTALGSSFLEPMQKLVQWADENHARICQARRLHHEQKPS, via the coding sequence ATGACGAAAAACGAACGTGACGATATCGCCCAATACGGGCAGCCCTGCCCGATACGCGATGTCCTCAATCAGATTGGCGATCAGTGGAGTTTGCTGATCCTTGAGGCGCTGGCGGGGCGCACGGTGCGGTTTAACGAGCTGAATCGGGAAATCGGCGATATTTCGCGCCAGATGCTGTCGCGCACGCTCAAGCGGCTAGAAATGGATGGCTATATCAGCCGGACGGTCTATCCGGAAGTGCCGCCGAGAGTCGAATATCAGCTCACCGCGCTCGGCAGCTCCTTTCTGGAGCCTATGCAAAAGCTCGTGCAGTGGGCGGATGAAAACCACGCCCGTATCTGCCAGGCTCGCCGTCTGCATCACGAACAGAAACCGTCATAA
- a CDS encoding choline transporter has protein sequence MTNPPASEKNRINAVVFYTSAALILTFSLVTILFSEQSAAWIQLAVNWVSATFGWYYMLAATLYIVFVIFMACSRYGDIKLGPEQSKPEFSLPSWSAMLFAAGIGIDLMFFSVAEPVTQYMQPPTGAGQTIEAARQAMVWTLFHYGLTGWSMYALMGIALGYFSYRYNLPLTIRSALYPIFGKRINGPIGHTVDIAAVIGTIFGIATTLGIGVVQLNYGLKVLFDIPEGLTAQLALIVLSVVIATISVTSGVDKGIRFLSELNVILALGLILFVLFMGKTDFLLNALVLNIGDYINRFMGMTLDTFAFDMPRQWMNSWTLFFWAWWVAWSPFVGLFLARISRGRTIRQFVLGTLIIPFTFTLLWLSVFGNAALYEIIHGDAGFAQEVIAHAERGFYSLLAEYPAFKLSASVATITGMLFYVTSADSGSLVLANFTSKLKDINSDAANWLRIFWSVAIGVLTMGMLMTNGISALQNTTVIMGLPFSFVIFFVMAGLYKSLKVEDHRRASASRDTAPYIPSGNDRLSWKKRLSRLMNYPGARYTQQMMETVIFPAMQDVAKELELRGGRVTLRKVDADEEPPLGYLDLRVHLGEEQDFVYQVWPQQYSVPGFTYRARSGKSHYFRLETFLLEGSQGNDLMDYNKEQVIIDILDQYERHLNFIHLHREAPGNNLVFPEL, from the coding sequence ATGACGAATCCACCTGCCAGTGAAAAAAACAGAATTAACGCCGTGGTGTTCTACACGTCAGCCGCGCTGATTCTGACTTTTTCACTGGTCACTATTCTCTTCAGCGAACAGTCCGCCGCCTGGATCCAGCTCGCGGTCAACTGGGTCTCGGCGACATTCGGCTGGTATTACATGCTGGCCGCCACGCTCTATATCGTGTTCGTGATTTTCATGGCCTGCTCGCGCTATGGCGACATCAAGCTCGGGCCGGAGCAGTCGAAACCGGAGTTCAGCCTGCCGAGCTGGTCGGCGATGCTGTTCGCCGCCGGTATTGGCATTGACCTGATGTTTTTCTCGGTCGCCGAGCCGGTGACGCAGTATATGCAGCCGCCGACAGGGGCGGGGCAGACTATCGAGGCCGCGCGCCAGGCGATGGTCTGGACGCTGTTCCACTACGGTCTGACGGGCTGGTCGATGTACGCATTGATGGGCATCGCGCTGGGCTACTTTAGCTATCGCTACAACCTGCCGCTGACCATCCGCTCCGCGCTTTACCCCATCTTTGGCAAGCGTATTAACGGGCCGATAGGCCATACCGTCGATATCGCGGCGGTGATTGGCACCATTTTCGGTATCGCCACGACGCTTGGCATCGGCGTGGTGCAGCTCAATTACGGCCTGAAAGTGCTGTTCGATATTCCCGAAGGGCTGACGGCGCAGCTGGCGCTGATTGTGCTGTCGGTAGTAATCGCCACGATTTCGGTCACGTCTGGCGTCGATAAGGGCATCCGTTTTCTGTCCGAGCTCAACGTTATCCTGGCGCTGGGGCTTATCCTGTTTGTCCTGTTTATGGGCAAAACCGACTTCCTGCTGAACGCGCTGGTGCTGAACATTGGGGATTACATCAACCGCTTTATGGGGATGACACTCGATACGTTCGCCTTTGATATGCCGCGCCAGTGGATGAACAGCTGGACGCTTTTCTTCTGGGCCTGGTGGGTGGCATGGTCGCCGTTTGTGGGGCTGTTCCTGGCGCGTATTTCACGCGGGCGCACCATTCGCCAGTTCGTGCTCGGCACGCTGATTATTCCGTTTACCTTTACGCTGCTGTGGCTGTCGGTGTTTGGCAACGCCGCGCTGTATGAAATTATCCACGGCGACGCAGGCTTCGCGCAGGAAGTCATCGCCCATGCGGAGCGCGGCTTCTACAGCCTGCTGGCGGAATATCCGGCGTTTAAACTGAGCGCCTCGGTTGCCACCATCACCGGGATGCTGTTCTATGTGACGTCCGCCGATTCCGGCTCGCTGGTGCTGGCGAACTTCACCTCGAAGCTTAAAGACATCAACAGCGACGCCGCCAACTGGCTGCGGATTTTCTGGTCGGTCGCCATCGGCGTGCTGACCATGGGCATGCTGATGACCAATGGTATTTCGGCGCTGCAAAACACGACGGTGATAATGGGCCTGCCGTTCAGCTTCGTGATTTTCTTTGTCATGGCCGGGCTCTACAAATCGCTGAAGGTGGAAGATCACCGCCGCGCCAGCGCCAGCCGCGACACCGCGCCTTATATTCCGTCTGGCAATGACCGTCTGAGCTGGAAAAAGCGCCTGTCACGGCTGATGAACTATCCGGGCGCGCGTTACACCCAGCAGATGATGGAAACGGTGATTTTCCCGGCGATGCAGGATGTCGCGAAGGAGCTGGAATTGCGCGGCGGGCGCGTCACGCTGCGTAAAGTGGACGCAGATGAGGAGCCTCCGCTGGGCTACCTGGATCTGCGCGTGCACCTTGGCGAGGAGCAGGATTTTGTTTATCAGGTCTGGCCGCAGCAATATTCGGTGCCGGGCTTTACCTACCGGGCCCGGAGCGGGAAGTCGCACTATTTCCGCCTTGAGACGTTCCTGCTGGAGGGCAGCCAGGGCAACGACCTGATGGACTACAACAAAGAGCAGGTGATTATCGATATTCTCGACCAGTACGAGCGCCACCTGAACTTTATCCATCTCCACCGTGAGGCGCCAGGCAATAACCTGGTCTTCCCGGAGCTGTAA
- the tssB gene encoding type VI secretion system contractile sheath small subunit — protein MSGSYQEEIPKARINLKLSLHTGGAQKSVELPLKLLVTGDFSNGQENRPLCERKKIDVNKNNFDSVLGEFAPAVSLAVENTLAGDGREENIRLSFRRMKDFEPEQVARQIPPLNAMLAMRNLLRDLKSNLLDNATFRKELETILKDPALSENLRAELAALAPKHA, from the coding sequence ATGTCTGGTTCATATCAGGAAGAAATTCCGAAAGCCCGCATTAATTTAAAATTAAGCCTGCATACCGGCGGCGCGCAGAAAAGCGTTGAGCTGCCGCTGAAGCTGTTAGTTACCGGCGATTTCAGCAACGGTCAGGAAAACCGGCCGCTGTGCGAACGTAAAAAAATCGACGTCAATAAAAACAATTTTGACAGCGTGCTCGGCGAATTTGCGCCCGCCGTCAGCCTCGCCGTTGAAAATACGCTTGCGGGGGACGGGCGCGAGGAAAATATCCGCCTGTCGTTTCGCCGGATGAAAGATTTCGAGCCGGAGCAGGTGGCGCGACAAATTCCCCCGCTCAACGCCATGCTTGCGATGCGTAATCTGCTGCGCGATCTCAAATCGAATCTTCTCGATAACGCCACCTTCCGCAAAGAGCTGGAAACCATTCTTAAGGATCCGGCGCTGAGCGAAAACCTGCGCGCGGAACTGGCGGCCCTGGCCCCGAAACACGCCTGA